In Miscanthus floridulus cultivar M001 chromosome 8, ASM1932011v1, whole genome shotgun sequence, the sequence GCAAtctctcctaaaatttatgtcacatcgaatgtttggacacatgtatggagtattaaatatagactaattacgaaactaattgcataacttgcgactaatttacgagacgaatcttttaagcctaattagtccatgatttgacaacgtggtgctacagtaacatgtgctaatgacagattaattaagcttaaaaaatcgtctcgcaaattagcctccatctatgtaattggttttgtaattaatctatatttaatgctccttattaatatctaaatatttgatgtgacatgaattttagaagcgactaaagaaccaaacactccCTTAAAGTTTGAATTGTCTGACTCCTCAGGATGTGAGAATTACATTATTTTGTGGACGAAGAGAGTACAAATTAGTGAAGTATTCCTGGTAGGAATGGATCCAGGGGTCCAACATGCCCTTATTATTCTGCTTAAGTAAATGTCACGTCATACTTATAAACTTTGGAGATAAAATCTGACTTTTCCCTAAATTGTGAAAAAAGAATATGTAAGACCAGGAGAATTGAGATATCAGGATGAGAATAATGAACTGCTTTTTTCCCCTTTGTTCTTACAATTTTTGTCGACCGCTTTGCGTATATCATTCGGACCAATCATTGAGCTTAATGCAGATGGTAGCAAGAATTTACCGCCTGCTCATATGGCAAAGGCATCAGGGAGGTGATGATATGAATCAATGGCACATGGCCACTTCAGTCTTGCTCTTGTCCCTGCTGTTTTTTCAGTCTCTCTTCTCCGGTAATTCTTTTTGCGCAACCTTTTCTAAACTTATTTTCAAATGATTTTTTTTGTACAACCTTCTGTAAACTTATTTTTTAAATGAAAACAGAGCAGGTGATTCCCGCTGTTTGGATTTAAAACAATTCTCGGTTTTCAGAGATGCatacattttatatttttatatgaGCATTAAATTCTGTTATTAAAAAGAAGCATATATtgttaatttttatataaatatgtgaTAAAACTCGTGGCAATTAATCGGTTATGTTATCAATAAACCAGCCATGgtaataatacaataataatgCAAAGGAGTTTGAAACTAGGGCGTTAAGATGTTATAAATCCAACAAGTTACATCAACTAATTGGATGTCCATCTAACCAGGTTCTCTTGAAACATGAGAGTCTACTGACACAGATATTACTGGGGAAGATCAGCACTACACCAGGAGGTATCATGCTAAGCAtaatcagttttttgttttcaaCTAAAGCAGCCAGCTACTTCTACACAGCTAGGGGAGGCCTATTAGAGGATTTCTTCATCCTTGGTGTGACTCAGTAGTCGGTACACAGGGCCTCCCATTTGTTACCTTGACCACATAACATGGGCTGCTGGATTTGGTAACGACGATGGGGTCATACAATGTTGCCACTGGCCAAGGTTCTCACCATTGAATCCGCCGGAAACTGCTTCGGGTGTTTCCTCGACATCCATAGAAGTTACTTCAGTCTCATCAGCCTCCATAGGTACTTCAAAATTCTGTGTGCTCTCTGGCTCAGCAGCAACCCAGTCTGATCTAATAGACACTTGTGGTGGTATCCAAGGAACTAAAGCCAAGCTGTTCCTACGCTCAGGAGATTCACCCTCCATCTCATGATAGTTCGCTTGATTGAAAGCATGGTCTGAAAAGTGAAAACAGCAAAGAAACTTGTGAGTTGTTATAATTCAGAACATGTATAATTGGAAAAATATGCTGCATGTGACGATGGCGCAAAGTAGAAGCCAATGAAAAAGCTCTACAAGAAGACAGCAGAACCAAAGAAAATAAAAGGAGGAAGATAATCGTTGGCAAGTAAATCACGCTAAAAATCATGACATGGGTCATATTCTGCACATCAAAGAATGCAGCACAACTACAGCACTAGACAAAGGACACACCAAGTGTTCACCCACGCAAATCACAATGTAagcaggtgatgtcatggctaaAACATATCATCTCATGCCCCTAGGCCAACAGGCATTTATGCTTCCTGTTATATTCACCAACTAGCTGCATGACACAACTAAATAGTAGACTCTTTGCAGTTCTGCATACAACTTGCTTAAAGTATCAGGAGATAGGTTTGGACATGTCATTGATATAGAAGTTAACAAAAAATCTAAATAGGTTAGTTTATATTTGCACAAGGAACACCCAAATACTTAGGTAATGACAATACATGTACTCATACAAGTTCTGGATATACATTTGACACTTAGAAAATCTAACGAAATGCAGGATCAAAATAGCAAAGGTTCATAGGAATAGTGAATTTAAATATAAATGGCGACTAAAGAAGGTTGGTCACGATGTACTTACTCTTTAGACCACGTATCAAGTCTGAACTCACTATGAATGAAGAGCTTgagatgccaggaccaaatggTGGGTTATCTACTGGTTTGTATAAAACAAGTGCCATGTCCTCACTAGGCACATGATGTGTTAGACCTTCCATCATGACTTCCACACTGGGTATGTCAACACCGCTATCGATTTTCTCTCCCAGCATCTGGAACGACATGGAAGGAGCAGGTGGTTCTTCTTCCA encodes:
- the LOC136471076 gene encoding uncharacterized protein, with protein sequence MVGFAGKRKELEQVVDGLSDFSLSGPAAKSRRLDPGLPPIMEEEPPAPSMSFQMLGEKIDSGVDIPSVEVMMEGLTHHVPSEDMALVLYKPVDNPPFGPGISSSSFIVSSDLIRGLKNHAFNQANYHEMEGESPERRNSLALVPWIPPQVSIRSDWVAAEPESTQNFEVPMEADETEVTSMDVEETPEAVSGGFNGENLGQWQHCMTPSSLPNPAAHVMWSR